The region AGGTTGTCGAATTTGGCATTTAGCCTTTCTCCGACGATGCCGCGAGAGATCGTTGTAAAAACAATTGACGGCCGCGAGCTGTTTATTGATACGAAAAACAACTCCTACAAATATGTTTATTTCCTGGGCGAATACGAGTCGGTGATCTCTAACATTTTCAGACGACTGATAAATCCCGACAACATCTGTTTGGATATTGGTGCGAACATTGGCTGGTACACGACTTTGTTTCAGAAATTGGTTGGCCCCGCTGGGCAGGTTCATGGTTTTGAGCCTGTTCCGCATATTTTCACGCTTCTGGGACGCAACGTAAAACTAAATGTTCCGCCTGATAATGTCATGATAAATAACCTCGCATTAGGCAACGAGGAAAAGGACGTTGAGTTGCATGTTTTTGCCGATATGCCTGACGGACACTCATCTATTTCGACATTTGGCCATGCAGACTATGAGACTTTTACAAGCAAGATGACAACGCTTGATTCTTATCTTAGTGAACACGAGATCGACAATGTGAGCATAGTCAAAATGGATGTGGAAGGTGCAGAGTTAATGGCTCTGCAGGGAGCGTCAAAGTTATTCGAACAGGAAAGGCTGCCTATCTTTGAAATCGAAATGGCTCTGGCTACTTCAAAAGGGTTTGGTTATATCCCGAACGATCTGATCGAATTTATTCGCTCAAAAGCTAGCTACGATTTCTATGCGATCGACGAGACGCATTTCACTCTTCAAAAAATAGATGGCTTTGAACCGGATGACATAGGTGCAAATGTTCTGTGCCTTCCGCAGAATTTTGATAAAAGAAAAGTGTCAGATCTTTTCGTTTAGCCAGTCATTTTAATGCTAACTATTGAATATTCTTTTGACTAAGAGTTTGTCATCTTCCGTTACAAAGTTTAGCAGCCACAAGATCAGACAATAAACCAAACCGCCGACGAAAATTGCAAGAATAAGAGACGGCCAATTTGATGGTAGTGAAGATGAGATCGAGTATTCGACCGCAGCGGCAGTGATCGCAGCTAAAGCAAGGTTGCCTGTCAAAGCAAGCCAAAATCGGAACTGCATCTTTTTGAAAAACATTTTCTCTACGACAAAAATAGAGAAGAACATAACGATAAAGGCAATAAGCCGAGCGAGCGCAACGCCAAAATTTCCGAGGCCGTTTGAAAGCAGGATCATCAGCGATATTCCAATCGTTGTGCAAACCGCGGTAGCTATGGCGTTGAATTGGGGGCGGCCTAATCCTTCTGTCATTTGCCAGGCAACGGATACTATTGCGATAAGCCCAAAACAGGTGATATGCAGAACAAGCAAACTCGCTGAATTGACGGCAAAGGCTTCGCCCATCCAAAGGCGTAAAAACAAAGAACTTTCAACGGACACGCTCACAACGACGAAAACGACAAGCAGGCAAATTACTTTTGTGGCCTTTGAATACAGTCTGAGCAGCTTTTCCGGTTCGTTCTTGAGTTCGCTGGCGAGCGGAAACACTACCTGTACGAGACTTGCGACAAATCCGTGTAAATATAAGCCTAGTGACATCGGAACAACATAGTAAGTCAGACTTTCAGGACCGAGTCGGTGGGTTATAAATCCGCGTTCAAACAGGAGTAGGAGATTGGCGAGTAACTGAGTTGCGACGATCGCTGAGCTGTATCGAAGTACGAGTTTTAGCGTTTCGGAGTTGAACTTAAATGTGATCCCAAATTCCGGTAGGAGCCTTCTTGCGGCGTAGCCGAAGACTATAAAAAACGCGGATAGTACGACTATATTCCAAGTAAGCAGCGAGAGCAGGCCATAACCGAAATATGCCAAAGCCAGATTGCCCAGAGTTAAAACAAAACTATTGGCGGTGAATATCTTGGAATAGACATCGAATCTTTGAATTCCCTGCAGCACGGATGTAAAAACCTGACTGAGCATCCAGAGAAAAATAATTCCCGAGGCTATATAGATCGCCGTAATTGTTTTGTGCTGTGCTTCCGGTTCGATGTTAAATACAGTGCGAACGAGCCAGCCTGCCGACAGACACATCACGAAAACACCGATGAGTCCGATCACGATATTGAGAAAAAAACTGGCTGAAACTACATCGCGAATTTTTTCGGATTCTCCGGTTACGCGATATTCGGCAATGTATTTTGTGATAGCTCGTCCAAAATTAAATGTGAACGAATAGCTGATAAAGCCCAAGACAAGCGCGTAAATTCCGTAGTCACTGTTGCCAAGCGAGCGGACAATGATCGGTGTCGCGACAAACCCTAGTCCGATCGGCAAGATCCAGGTCAGTGAACCGTACACGACGTTGCGGAAGATGCTCTTGCTCGTCTGATTGTTGATCGCCTGATTCATCGGTCGGCTGAAGTTGTAATTTCGTGTTTCATTTTGCGAATGGTTTCTTTC is a window of Chloracidobacterium sp. DNA encoding:
- a CDS encoding oligosaccharide flippase family protein, whose protein sequence is MNQAINNQTSKSIFRNVVYGSLTWILPIGLGFVATPIIVRSLGNSDYGIYALVLGFISYSFTFNFGRAITKYIAEYRVTGESEKIRDVVSASFFLNIVIGLIGVFVMCLSAGWLVRTVFNIEPEAQHKTITAIYIASGIIFLWMLSQVFTSVLQGIQRFDVYSKIFTANSFVLTLGNLALAYFGYGLLSLLTWNIVVLSAFFIVFGYAARRLLPEFGITFKFNSETLKLVLRYSSAIVATQLLANLLLLFERGFITHRLGPESLTYYVVPMSLGLYLHGFVASLVQVVFPLASELKNEPEKLLRLYSKATKVICLLVVFVVVSVSVESSLFLRLWMGEAFAVNSASLLVLHITCFGLIAIVSVAWQMTEGLGRPQFNAIATAVCTTIGISLMILLSNGLGNFGVALARLIAFIVMFFSIFVVEKMFFKKMQFRFWLALTGNLALAAITAAAVEYSISSSLPSNWPSLILAIFVGGLVYCLILWLLNFVTEDDKLLVKRIFNS
- a CDS encoding FkbM family methyltransferase, producing the protein MTLDNTQPGFIHKLVRLYTLNSPLKRGRHRLSNLAFSLSPTMPREIVVKTIDGRELFIDTKNNSYKYVYFLGEYESVISNIFRRLINPDNICLDIGANIGWYTTLFQKLVGPAGQVHGFEPVPHIFTLLGRNVKLNVPPDNVMINNLALGNEEKDVELHVFADMPDGHSSISTFGHADYETFTSKMTTLDSYLSEHEIDNVSIVKMDVEGAELMALQGASKLFEQERLPIFEIEMALATSKGFGYIPNDLIEFIRSKASYDFYAIDETHFTLQKIDGFEPDDIGANVLCLPQNFDKRKVSDLFV